The DNA sequence GCAGAACGCCGAACTCGCGACCGAACACCCCGAGCGGTTCGTCCTGAACGGTACGTTCGACCCCCGCGACGGCGAGGAGGGTCTCGAGTACCTCGAGGAACTCCACGAGAAATACGAGATTCCCGGCGTCAAACTCTATACTGCCGAATGGCGCGGCGACTCGAAGGGGTGGCGCCTCGACGACGAGGAGGCCTTCGAGTTCTTACAGAAGTGTGCCGACCTCGGCATCGAGAACGTCCACCCGCACAAGGGGCCGACGATCCGCCCCCTCAATCGCGACGCGTTCGACGTGAAAGATGTCGACGATGCGGCCTCGTCGTTCCCGGAACTCAACTTCATCGTCGAACACGTCGGCCTGCCCCGGCTGGACGATTTCTGCTGGATCGCCGCTCAGGAGACGAACGTTTACGGCGGCCTGGCCGTCGCCGCGCCGTTTGCCCAGAACCGACCGGGCAAGTTCTCCGAGATCATGTCCGAACTGCTGTGGTGGCTCGGCGAGGATCGGGTCATCTTCGGATCGGATTACGCCATCTGGAACCCCGATTGGCTCGTCGAGGAGGTCATGGAGGCAGAACTCACCGAGGAACACCGCGCGGAGTACGGCGTCGAGTGGGACATCGAGACGAAAAAGAAGGTCATGGGCGAAAACGCCGCCGAGCTCTACGATATCGACATCGAGGCGAAACGACAGGCGTTCGAAGACGACGAGATCAGCCAGCAGTTCGACCTCGAGGACCACTACGCAGGTGAAGAACCCGCACCCGCGGACGACTGATGAGCACGCAGACATCCGACGGCTCCGCTCCCACGCGAGCGACCGTCCGCGACCGACTCGACCGGGTCACCGATCCGGAACTCGACCGCTCGATCGTCGCGCTCGAGTACGTCGACGCGATCGAGATCGACGGTGGCCACGTCGGTGTCGACCTCACGCTCCCAACCGCGTGGTGTTCGCCGGCTTTCGCGTGGATGATGGCCGTGGACGCCCGCGACGAGATCGAATCGCTGCCGTCAGTCGAGGAGGCCCGGATCACGCTCCACGAACACATGCACGAGACGGAGATCAACCGCGGCGTCAACGAGCGACTCTCGTTCGCCGAGGCGTTTCCGGACGCCGACGGCGACGTCGCTGCGGTTCGTGCCGAACTCGACGACAAGGCCCGTGTCGCTCGCCAGTACGATGCCGTCGAAGCGCTGCTCGAGGCCGGACTCGACGCCGAGGCGATCGTCGACATTCGACTCCGAGCCCTCGAGCTGGCCGATGGAGCCGAGTCCGCCGCCGTCTACGTCAGCGACCGTTCGTTCGCCGTCGCCGTTCCGGCGGCGCCGCTCGAGCGCTACCTCGAGAAAGCTCGCGAAACCGGCCTCGTCTCGGCGCCGGACGACCGCCTCTTTCGAACGCCAGAGGGCGAACCGATCGACCCCGACTCGTTCGAGCTCGTCCACCGGCGCGGCCGACTCGCACAGGTCAACATGTCGAGTCAGGGTGGCATCTGTGACGGCCTTCGAGAAGTACGGGAAGGCCGCCTCGAGCGACGTGCGGATGACTGATACGGTCTGCTGTCACGAGTTGCCGGTGCACCCGCAGTTACGGGTCGCGGTCCCACCGGAACTGACTGACCGTCGTCAGTATGACAGTGCGGCGGTGGAACCCGAGCGCCATCGCGATTGACCATCCTCGTCGCGGTCCGACCCTGGCCGTCGCCGCGAGCCTACTTTTCGACCTCGAGCAGCGCCACCCGCTCGCAGACCAGTGCCGACAGCGATGCGTCGGTGGCCTCGCGTTCGGCGTCGGGAACGTCGAAAAAGTCACACAGCGTCTCGCTGTCCTGGACCTCGAGTGTCGGTTCGCGGGCAACGAACGCATCCAGCGTTTCGACTGCCTCGAGCGCTGCCACTTCGTCCCCGTCTGCATCGCCGTCGATGAGCACCACCGCCCGAGTCTCGCCGTCGTCGACACCCATCGCGAGCGCACGATCGATCTGCCGACGACCGGCAGCGTACAGCAGGATTTCGACGGCGCGATCGCGGGCAACGTTCTCGCCGCGGTCGATGGCGCGATCCGCGAATTCGACGGCTCGCTCAAGGTGGCGGCGGTCGGCGACGTAGCGGGCGTCAAACGCCTGGATCGTCACATCGTAGCGACCGCCGAGCTCGCCGAGGTCGGCGACGAACGAATCGATGTCGTCGATTTCGAGTCGGCATTCGAGGAGCTGCATCAGAAATCACCCAGACTCGATTGGCTGTCGTTCGTCCGTGGTGCTGTCTCGTCGGTGTCACCGTCGTCACGATTCGAGTACCCTGTCGGTTCGCTGTCTCCTCCTGTCGCAGCCGTTGACTCGACGCCATCCATCGAGGGATCTTCACGACCGGCGTTCTCGAGGATGGTCTCGGCTGTCTTCTTCCCTTTGAGTGCGCCGAGAACGACGGCTTTGTCTGCCGTTCGGAGGTCGGCGGGTTCTTGGATGCCCGCCTCGTAGAGCCGGCGAGCGCGCTTGCGACCGACGCCGCCGACAGAGACGAGTTCCAGTAGGGCTTCACTAACGCCGTGTTCGACGCGGGCGCGGGCCTCCCGTACGGCGACGGTCCACTCGCTGTCGAGTTCGGCGGCCAGCGACTCGGCAGCGCCGAGCAGCCACTCGGCGGTGTCGACTTTCCCCCGGAGATCGCCCGGTCCGATCTTGTACCGGTCGGTCAGCCGTTCCTCGTCCGTTTCGTCGGCCCAGTCCTCGAGCAACTTGCCTGTCTTGAGCGCGGCCAGCCAGTCCTCGAAGCGCTCCTCCTCGAACTCGCTTGGGGTATCACCCAGCAGTTCGGCCTCGCGCTCGTAGTAGAGTTCGCCGAATTTTTCGTCCTCACCCGAGCGCAGGTAGAGTTCGTACATATCGGGTGTCCGCGAGACGAGCTGGTACAGTCCCAGTGCGGTCGGTCGTTCGTCGGCGCGCTCTAATCCGTGGACGATCTCTGCTGCGCTCATCGGATCGAGATAGAGCCGCGAGACGGTGTGACCGAGGCTGGTGGCCCCGAGTGCCTCCTCGCCGTCGTCAGCGGCGAGGTCGGCAGCGGCGGTGAACGCGCTGCCGTCGTCTTCACTCCCGTCACCGCTGTCACTGTCGCGTTCGATGAAATCGTTCGACTCGAGATACTCCAAGACGGTGTCGGTCACCGTCTCGAGGCGACCGGCTTCGGTCGATTGGCTGGCGTAGAGGGTGGCCTCGAGGAACTCGAGAAGTTCCGCCCGCGTGCGGGCGAAGCCGGAGGCGATCGTCGCGAGTACGTGGGTCCGCAGGGCTGGTTCGGCAGCCAGTTTCGAACGCACCGGCTCGGGGTCGGCCCAGATGTAGCGGTCGAACAGCTCTTGGCTCTCGTCGTGGTTTTTCGCCAGCAGGACGGCTTCTCCGTAGGGGTCGAGCCCCGGGCGACCAGCCCGGCCCATCATCTGGTGGACCTCGAGGACGTCAAGCGGTGCCATCCCGCCGGCGCTGGAATCGAAGCGCCGCCAGTCGCGGACGATCACGCGTCGGGCAGGCGTGTTGACACCGGCGGCCAGCGTCGGCGTCGCCGAGATCACTTTCAGCAGGCGGTCGCGGAAGGCGTCTTCGACGAGGCTCCGCTGGGTGCTCGAGAGGCCGGCGTGGTGAAACGCCGACCCCTGTTCGACGCAGTCGGCTAAGTCTTTGCTCGTCTCGGTGTCGCTATCCTCGCGGATCTCGTCGGCGAGCTCGGCGAGCTCGGTTTCCTCCTCGGCGGTCAGTTCGTGTCTCGAAACGCCGCCCAGCCGCTTCGCGGCGGCTTCTGCGTTTCGCCGGGAGTTGACGAACACGAGCGACGAACCGTCCTCTTGGAGGATGTCGCGGACGAGTGCAGCCTCCTGTTTTTCCGATCCCTCGACGGGTACCTCGCGCGTCGAGCCGTCGGCGAAATTGAGCGCGTTCCCGTAGTGGACGCCCATCTGCAGGTCGATCGGTCGCCAGTCGGTGTCGACCAGTTCGGCGTCGAGCCAGTCGGCGATTTCGTCGGCATTGCCAACCGTCGCCGAGAGCGCGACGGTCTGCAGTCCGGGGTTGAGCTGGCGGAGTTTCGCGAGCGTCACCTCGAGCGTCGGCCCCCGGTTGCGGTCGTCGATCAGATGAACCTCGTCGGAAACGACGCAGGTGAGATCGGAGAGCCACTCTGCGCCGTTGCGAACGAGGGAGTCGACCTTCTCGCTGGTGGCGACGACGATGTCTTTGGTTGCGAGCCAGTCGCTGGTCGACTCGTAGTTGCCGGTCGTGACGCCAACCGTGGCGCCGAACTCCTCGTAGGCCTCGAACTCGGCCTTCTTCTCGCTGGCGAGCGCTCGCAGCGGGACGATGTACAGTGCTTTCCCGCCGCGTTCGATCGCCGACAGCATCGAGAGGGCGGCGATCATCGTCTTCCCGCTGGCGGTGGGGACGGCTGCAACGAGGTTTTCACCCTCGGTCGCGCCGGCCTCGACCGCCTCGGATTGGGGCGGGTAGAGCTCCTCGATGCCCTCGCTGCGGAAGTGGTCGATGGCACCGGGTGGGAGCCCCGACAGCTCCTCGATATTCATTGCCCGTGCTTGGCCCCGTTTGCGGTTTAAAGTATCGTCTTCCGGACTCCCTCAAGCGGGGCTCCAGCGGGGACGCTGTGCGTTCTCGCGTGCGGTGTGTCAGGTCACCGGTCGGCACTGCGGTCGGTCAGCACACCCACACAGATGACTGCTGTTGTAACGTGCATCAGCCCGAGGATCGCGCCAGCGAAGAGGCTTCCACCGGGTTGATTTGGGATGACCGTAAAATCCGGCACGAGCGAGAGGACGAGGACGACCGCTGCCACGATGAGAAACAGTCGATCAGGACTGGAACTGAGTCGCGCGAGCACGCCGTAGGTGACGGTCGCACCGATGACTCCGAGGGTCGTAAAGAACGTTACCGGGCCGTAATTCAGTGCTTCCAGTGCCGGTGCGATACCGCCGGCGTTGGCCACGAACACGATGACCCAGTTGATGATCAGCGACACTGCGAGCGCGCCCGCTCCTGCTCGTACCAGGTCGCTGAGGGAGAGCGATCGTGTCGATGATATCCCCGTTTCGGATCCCATGCCTGAGCCTCCACCTCCAACTGATGAAAAGCATTTGCCAGGAATTTATTTTATACTCGACTCGGTGATTGATAATCTGGTTGAGATGGGCTGCTATCGCTGAGTAACGACGAACCCGTGACTCACCCTGTGGATGAGAGTGAGTACGACGGCGATAGACCGATGAGTTCGGCACCCGAAGCCCGTCCCATGGCCGATCCCGACCGCGTTCTCGTCCCCACGCTTGGCCGACCACAGGAAGACGAGGCGCTTTCCTACGCCCTCGAGACGTTTCCCGACGCCGACATCACCCTGCTGGCCGTCGTGACGCCGCTCGACGCGCCCCTCAGTGAGGGAGGGGTCTTAGAGCGCGACGAGGAACGGACGACGCAGGCACGGGCCAGCGCCGAGACGTTGCTCGAGTCGGTTGCCGACCCTGACACGGAGGACCGCGTCCGAATCGATCTCGCTGAGGGCCGACCCGGAACCGTCGTTCCTCGATATGCGTCGGAGGCGGGGATCGATCACGTCGTGATGGCTGGCGACAGAAATCGCTCGAGTGGCTTTTTCAGGCGGTTTCTCGGTCGCGGAATCGACGCCACGGTAGTCGAGCGCACTGCGAAGCCGGTGACGGTCCTCGAGTGAGCCCGTGGGAATCAGCCGCCTATCACCGTCGCGAACAGTCGATACAGGCCGTATCCGACGACGACTGAACTGCCGAGCGTCAGGAGCCAGAAGGTGATCGTGACGCCGATCTTGCGCCGCGAGACGCCTGCCGAGCCGCCTGCCAGCCCGCCACCGATGACGCCCGAGAGGATGATGTTGTTCAGCGAGATCGGGATGCCGAGTGCGATCGCCAGCTGGGCAATGATGAACCCCGGGACCAGCGCCGCGATCGACCGTCGCACGCCGAGCTGAGCGTACTCTCTGGATGTGGCCTGTAACAGCCGCGGTGCGCCCATCCAGGCCCCTGCGAGGATGCCGACCGCGCCGATCGCGAGCAACAGCGATCCCGGGAGCCCGAGTTCGGTCTGAAAGAGGTTCTCGAGCGGGCCGGTCGCAAGCCCAACCTGCGAGCCGCCAGAGGAGAACGCGACGATACCGCCGAGAACCAGCAGGAACGAGCGGATCCCGCTTTCGACTGACTCGCGGACCTGCCGTCGCACCCAGGCGAACGCGAGCAGTCCAACGGCGATCGTCACGAGGACGGTCCCGAGATCGACGCCAGCGGCGAGCATCGGGCCGCCGCCGAGTTGCCGGGCGACGAATCCCGCGAGGGTTCCCTGCTCGGCGGTCGGGTCGGGAATCACGCCGAGTCGGACGTTGGCGACGATCGCGCCGACGACGCCGGCCAACAGCGGGACGCCGACTGTCTCGGGGACGTCGTCGCGTCGCAGGACCGTCGCCGTCGCGTAGGCGAGTCCGCCCGACATGATCGGGACCAGCAGCCAGAAGATGCCGAGCCGGCGGTAGGTCGCTATCGCCGGGTCGCCGCCGAGCGAGAGTCCGACGCCGACCATCGCACCCGTCGTCGCGAACGCCGCGGGGATCGGATATCGCGTGTAGATACCGATCGACATGAAGCCAGCCGCGGTCAGCAGGCCAGCGGTGGCCGCAAGCGGCGTGATCGTCACGCCGTCGATGAGGTCCGCACCGATTGTCTCGGAGATGCTTCCGCCTTGCATGAGCGCGCCCGCGGCCGCGAGCAGTCCGATGACGAACGCCGCTTGCATCGTCGAGATCGCGTTCGCACCGATCGCGGGCGCAAACGGCGGCGAGTTGCTGTTCGCACCGAGCACCCACGCCATGAACAGACAGGTGAGAACGGCGATTCCGACGAGGACAACGAAAGAGAGTACGACCATTTCGTCTCGTTTTCCGTTCGGTGAGCGATTGGAAAAGCGTTCCCTCGAGCCCGTCGATGACCGCTACCGATTTACCGCGACCGCTCCAAACGCTGCCCATGAAGATCGAATACAACGAGGACACCTGTATCGGGATGTTCCAGTGTGTCGCCGAATGGGACGCCTTCGAGGAGGACAAATCGAAGGGCAAGGCCGTCCTCGAGGGAAGTGAGGAAGTCGAGGACGGCGTTTTCGTCCGCGAGGTGCCCGAAGACGCGGAACTCGACGCCAAGTTCGCCGCCCGGACCTGTCCCGTCGACGCGATCACAGTCTACGACGACGACGGCGAGCAGCTAATCCCCTGACGACAGCAAAAACCGATCCGCACCGATCGTCGATTACGCGATCTTGTCGTACTGTTCGGAGAGCTTCTCAGCGGCTTCGCCGAGTTGGTTACGCTCGAACTCGGTGAGTTCCCACTCGACGATCTCCTCGACGCCGTCGGCGCCGAGTTTGACGGGGACGCCGAATGCGGTGTCCTCGTGGCCGAACTCACCCTCGAGTTTGACGCTGCCGGGCAACACCGCGCCGGTATCACGGAGGATGGCCTCGACCATGTGGCCGACGCCGGTCGCCGGGCCCCACTCCGTCGCGCCTTTCTTCTCGATGACGTTCATCGCCGACGTCTGGAGTTCCTCGAGTAGCTCTTCTTTTTCGTCCTCGTCGAACTCGGGGTCCTGTCCGTTGACTCGTACTTTGGAGAACACGGGGACCTGTGCGTCGCCGTGTTCGCCGAGGATGGTCGCATCGACGTTCTGGACGGGGGCGTCGAAGCGCTCGGAAATCACGTACCGGAAGCGCGCGGAGTCGAGGCGACCGCCGAAGCCGATCACTTTCTCGCGGGCGCGGTCACCCGTCTCGTAGAGGTGCCGATTGAGCAGGTCGACGGGGTTCGACGTGGTGACGGTGATGAAGTCGTCGTTGTGCTCGGCCAGCGAAGAGCCGATGTCCTCCATGATCGGTGCGTTGTCGCCGGCCAGATCGATCCGGGTCTGGCCGGGTTGGCGCGGGATCCCCGCCGTGATGACGACGACATCCGAGCCCGCGGTGTCCTCGTAGCCACCCTGTCGGATCGTCGTGTTCGAGTCGTAAGCCACGCCATGGTTGGCGTCGGCGGCCTGTCCGACCGTATCGTCTTCCTTGTCCGGAATGTCGACGAACACGAGCTCGTCCGCAACGTCCCGAAGCGCGATGTTGTAGCCTGCAGCGGCCCCGACGGTGCCGGCCGCGCCGACCACGCTCACTTTCGTCATACCACGTAATGCTTCCCCATCCCACACGTTAAATCCGTCGGAATTTCCAACCTCACACGAGTTTGATGATATGAGAATTCGATGACTGTCGTTCCCTGCGACGGGCTCGGAGCCGACCCGTCATCGAGGCACCGTCAGTCGCGTCTCCAGACGCGCCTCGAGACCGAACCGATCATGGCCGATGCCTGCGCCCGTTCGAGTATGCGCGTCAGCGTCATCGGCGGCGGAACGATCACCGACGAACAGGCGGCTCGCGCCGAGACGGTGGGCCGCGAACTCGCCGCACGCGGCCACACGGTCGTCTGTGGCGGTCGCGGCGGCACCATGAAAGCGGTCTGTCGGGGCGCGAAAGCCGCAGGCGGAACGACGATCGGCATCCTGCCGAGCGAGCGCCGGGAGCAGGCAAACGACTACGTCGACGTTCCCATCGCGACCGGG is a window from the Natrinema sp. HArc-T2 genome containing:
- a CDS encoding amidohydrolase family protein, producing the protein MYQQNGEEIFVIDGHVHLWDATEANIKHQGGEEFIQCFYDYHTTFTPEERQWDIDEYRKYGADRMVEDLFGNAAADMAIFQPTYLTDFYDDGFNTTEQNAELATEHPERFVLNGTFDPRDGEEGLEYLEELHEKYEIPGVKLYTAEWRGDSKGWRLDDEEAFEFLQKCADLGIENVHPHKGPTIRPLNRDAFDVKDVDDAASSFPELNFIVEHVGLPRLDDFCWIAAQETNVYGGLAVAAPFAQNRPGKFSEIMSELLWWLGEDRVIFGSDYAIWNPDWLVEEVMEAELTEEHRAEYGVEWDIETKKKVMGENAAELYDIDIEAKRQAFEDDEISQQFDLEDHYAGEEPAPADD
- a CDS encoding iron-sulfur cluster assembly protein, whose amino-acid sequence is MSTQTSDGSAPTRATVRDRLDRVTDPELDRSIVALEYVDAIEIDGGHVGVDLTLPTAWCSPAFAWMMAVDARDEIESLPSVEEARITLHEHMHETEINRGVNERLSFAEAFPDADGDVAAVRAELDDKARVARQYDAVEALLEAGLDAEAIVDIRLRALELADGAESAAVYVSDRSFAVAVPAAPLERYLEKARETGLVSAPDDRLFRTPEGEPIDPDSFELVHRRGRLAQVNMSSQGGICDGLREVREGRLERRADD
- the cgi121 gene encoding KEOPS complex subunit Cgi121; the encoded protein is MQLLECRLEIDDIDSFVADLGELGGRYDVTIQAFDARYVADRRHLERAVEFADRAIDRGENVARDRAVEILLYAAGRRQIDRALAMGVDDGETRAVVLIDGDADGDEVAALEAVETLDAFVAREPTLEVQDSETLCDFFDVPDAEREATDASLSALVCERVALLEVEK
- a CDS encoding ATP-dependent DNA helicase, which codes for MNIEELSGLPPGAIDHFRSEGIEELYPPQSEAVEAGATEGENLVAAVPTASGKTMIAALSMLSAIERGGKALYIVPLRALASEKKAEFEAYEEFGATVGVTTGNYESTSDWLATKDIVVATSEKVDSLVRNGAEWLSDLTCVVSDEVHLIDDRNRGPTLEVTLAKLRQLNPGLQTVALSATVGNADEIADWLDAELVDTDWRPIDLQMGVHYGNALNFADGSTREVPVEGSEKQEAALVRDILQEDGSSLVFVNSRRNAEAAAKRLGGVSRHELTAEEETELAELADEIREDSDTETSKDLADCVEQGSAFHHAGLSSTQRSLVEDAFRDRLLKVISATPTLAAGVNTPARRVIVRDWRRFDSSAGGMAPLDVLEVHQMMGRAGRPGLDPYGEAVLLAKNHDESQELFDRYIWADPEPVRSKLAAEPALRTHVLATIASGFARTRAELLEFLEATLYASQSTEAGRLETVTDTVLEYLESNDFIERDSDSGDGSEDDGSAFTAAADLAADDGEEALGATSLGHTVSRLYLDPMSAAEIVHGLERADERPTALGLYQLVSRTPDMYELYLRSGEDEKFGELYYEREAELLGDTPSEFEEERFEDWLAALKTGKLLEDWADETDEERLTDRYKIGPGDLRGKVDTAEWLLGAAESLAAELDSEWTVAVREARARVEHGVSEALLELVSVGGVGRKRARRLYEAGIQEPADLRTADKAVVLGALKGKKTAETILENAGREDPSMDGVESTAATGGDSEPTGYSNRDDGDTDETAPRTNDSQSSLGDF
- a CDS encoding DUF6069 family protein, translated to MGSETGISSTRSLSLSDLVRAGAGALAVSLIINWVIVFVANAGGIAPALEALNYGPVTFFTTLGVIGATVTYGVLARLSSSPDRLFLIVAAVVLVLSLVPDFTVIPNQPGGSLFAGAILGLMHVTTAVICVGVLTDRSADR
- a CDS encoding universal stress protein, which produces MSSAPEARPMADPDRVLVPTLGRPQEDEALSYALETFPDADITLLAVVTPLDAPLSEGGVLERDEERTTQARASAETLLESVADPDTEDRVRIDLAEGRPGTVVPRYASEAGIDHVVMAGDRNRSSGFFRRFLGRGIDATVVERTAKPVTVLE
- a CDS encoding anion permease; this encodes MVVLSFVVLVGIAVLTCLFMAWVLGANSNSPPFAPAIGANAISTMQAAFVIGLLAAAGALMQGGSISETIGADLIDGVTITPLAATAGLLTAAGFMSIGIYTRYPIPAAFATTGAMVGVGLSLGGDPAIATYRRLGIFWLLVPIMSGGLAYATATVLRRDDVPETVGVPLLAGVVGAIVANVRLGVIPDPTAEQGTLAGFVARQLGGGPMLAAGVDLGTVLVTIAVGLLAFAWVRRQVRESVESGIRSFLLVLGGIVAFSSGGSQVGLATGPLENLFQTELGLPGSLLLAIGAVGILAGAWMGAPRLLQATSREYAQLGVRRSIAALVPGFIIAQLAIALGIPISLNNIILSGVIGGGLAGGSAGVSRRKIGVTITFWLLTLGSSVVVGYGLYRLFATVIGG
- a CDS encoding ferredoxin; the protein is MKIEYNEDTCIGMFQCVAEWDAFEEDKSKGKAVLEGSEEVEDGVFVREVPEDAELDAKFAARTCPVDAITVYDDDGEQLIP
- the mdh gene encoding malate dehydrogenase, producing the protein MTKVSVVGAAGTVGAAAGYNIALRDVADELVFVDIPDKEDDTVGQAADANHGVAYDSNTTIRQGGYEDTAGSDVVVITAGIPRQPGQTRIDLAGDNAPIMEDIGSSLAEHNDDFITVTTSNPVDLLNRHLYETGDRAREKVIGFGGRLDSARFRYVISERFDAPVQNVDATILGEHGDAQVPVFSKVRVNGQDPEFDEDEKEELLEELQTSAMNVIEKKGATEWGPATGVGHMVEAILRDTGAVLPGSVKLEGEFGHEDTAFGVPVKLGADGVEEIVEWELTEFERNQLGEAAEKLSEQYDKIA
- a CDS encoding TIGR00725 family protein encodes the protein MRVSVIGGGTITDEQAARAETVGRELAARGHTVVCGGRGGTMKAVCRGAKAAGGTTIGILPSERREQANDYVDVPIATGLGHARNALVPLNGDAVIALAGGVGTLSELGFAGIYDRPVVGLEAHDVTDAGVDLEPVDTPEAAVDAVETTLET